The following are encoded in a window of Fusarium oxysporum f. sp. lycopersici 4287 chromosome 5, whole genome shotgun sequence genomic DNA:
- a CDS encoding histone-lysine N-methyltransferase, H3 lysine-4 specific (At least one base has a quality score < 10), whose protein sequence is MTRPPGASFAQFFPTAPKVKAQSQTRPDLNRDREQSKPGSTPVSMTGACDPTSTSAPSDADANAGQNGIVSASDTMPAQPDDTESPFTDIPSTVDSASSYSSTASSIFSTTARHGAAATSASSRLPTSSLTPIASKDSPNSLASATTKPDMSTCLTADRAARQSSRNSPAVGFNGSISNGLPSNERIPARDPMPSVKGLKCTYDPLLDRVHNKSVSKNAKPTYKEFGRDDDAPPKDPRLAKSDGRLGYINTDYYLPKSRLRTAPENIKPYPYDPKTSIGPGPPTQIVVTRYNPLVPFSKVTAIFATFGEIAESSNKMHPETGSYLGFATIRYRDSKRPDRPPVSAIDAARRAVRTRGIKVDADIVRVEYDAEGRRSRRMLEEHLKREKEKFEKKEQERLALAAKAPPTGPKSGTAPGFTRPPPTAPKGPSAQRQPVVPGAPQLSLPPSQQKGLNLESSNLTQKLADDPYIYVTGDSVPVLPSILPHMKKRLKNYGFEEIRVDKSGYFIVFRNSFTGKSEAERCFRAVNHTEFFNYDMTMQLCLPRPRRDGAPGHRRSSASPERKTNTEPRYRDEKERRRREEEADFEEEKKQRAKNFDPVIEAVEVVRREMTEHLIRHIRTKVAAPALSDFLDPANHAAKRRKLNIEHPDDLQDIASIEDGNDSSRVGTPNSRADPIERRTGRIEPKALPRIRKTKVKQKNAFVDPFARKRPPVARNAFRSLHHRLRSLDSDVESDDDTDTRTLLARETEEAESRPRSRMSTDDEASKDDFVPWEQGEDDSMTEASFAIADSAISRKRKLAESVESAFKRQKKSDEELFGVRLRALGSGFETREDSVDIIPEPETGDDIDSRISRSETPVSVVGKPLKKRPSRAKKTKIFEELEAQDLQTETDSQRDEEEAVEPPNAKKTGADTEKSTTKEDVTEKYDEKLLSTEPLTPALALPDGAKPDLPLFQGLAIGQSDIPDLSKLSRRFTAKDIGNPELWLWTRNRIRELNSASRTLDSPVTISGYYVPNPTGCARTEGVKKILNSEKSKYLPHHIKVQKARQEREARNKSGKDAAADAARIAIEKQAANDSERQKRATNRRYVQDLNDQKKTLGQDSDIFKFNQLKKRKKPVKFARSAIHNWGLYAMENIAKDDMIIEYVGEQVRQQIAEIRENRYLKSGIGSSYLFRIDDNTVIDATKKGGIARFINHSCEPNCTAKIIKVEGSKRIVIYALQDIAMSEELTYDYKFEREIGSLDRIPCLCGTAACKGFLN, encoded by the exons ATGACTCGCCCGCCAGGCGCGAGCTTCGCGCAATTCTTCCCCACAGCTCCAAAGGTAAAAGCACAGTCTCAGACTCGCCCAGACCTCAATAGAGATCGCGAACAATCCAAACCTGGGTCAACACCGGTCTCTATGACCGGCGCTTGCGACCctacatcaacatcagctcCATCAGACGCGGACGCGAACGCTGGCCAAAACGGCATTGTTTCAGCGTCGGATACTATGCCCGCGCAGCCCGACGACACAGAATCACCATTCACAGACATTCCCAGCACTGTCGACTCGGCCAGCTCATACAGTAGCACGGCCTCATCAATATTTAGCACAACCGCCCGCCACGGTGCCGCAGCAACTTCAGCTTCGTCCCGTCTTCCCACCTCGAGCCTTACTCCCATCGCTTCCAAAGATTCTCCCAACTCATTGGCTTCGGCCACCACAAAGCCAGATATGTCTACATGTCTGACCGCCGATCGGGCCGCGAGACAGTCCTCCCGAAACTCACCCGCCGTTGGTTTTAATGGCTCGATATCAAACGGACTCCCCTCCAATGAGCGCATTCCGGCTCGAGATCCCATGCCCTCCGTCAAGGGCCTTAAGTGCACCTATGATCCGCTCCTCGATCGAGTACACAATAAGAGCGTCAGCAAGAACGCGAAGCCGACATACAAGGAGTTCGGTCGA GACGATGACGCCCCCCCTAAAGACCCTCGACTGGCCAAGTCGGACGGTCGCCTCGGTTATATCAATACCGATTACTACCTCCCTAAATCGCGATTGCGAACAGCACCCGAGAACATTAAGCCGTATCCCTATGATCCCAAGACCTCCATTGGTCCTGGCCCACCCACGCAGATTGTAGTGACGAGGTACAATCCGCTTGTTCCTTTCAGCAAAGTAACGGCCATTTTTGCCACGTTTGGTGAAATTGCCGAGAGCAGCAACAAGATGCACCCAGAAACAGGTAGCTATCTTGGATTTGCGACAATTCGATACCGAGACTCTAAGCGACCCGACCGACCTCCCGTTTCTGCTATCGACGCAGCTCGCCGAGCTGTACGGACTCGAGGCATCAAGGTTGACGCCGACATCGTTCGTGTAGAGTATGATGCGGAAGGGCGCAGAAGCCGACGTATGCTGGAAGAGCACCTCAAgagggaaaaggaaaagtttgagaagaaggaacaAGAGCGACTTGCTCTTGCAGCCAAAGCTCCCCCGACTGGTCCCAAATCTGGAACTGCTCCTGGATTCACTAGACCTCCCCCAACCGCTCCTAAGGGTCCCTCAGCACAGCGACAACCCGTAGTTCCAGGCGCACCACAACTTTCTCTACCCCCCTCGCAACAAAAAGGCCTCAACCTCGAATCTTCGAACCTTACCCAAAAACTCGCGGATGATCCATATATTTACGTTACAGGCGATAGTGTCCCAGTACTACCAAGTATTCTTCCACACATGAAGAAACGACTCAAGAATTACGGATTTGAAGAAATCCGGGTCGACAAGTCGGGCTATTTCATCGTGTTCCGCAACTCGTTCACCGGGAAGTCAGAAGCTGAACGATGTTTTCGTGCTGTTAATCACACCGAATTTTTCAATTATGACATGACTATGCAATTATGCTTACCTCGTCCCCGTCGAGATGGCGCCCCGGGTCACCGACGATCTAGTGCAAGTCCAGAGCGAAAAACAAATACCGAGCCACGATATCGCGACGAGAAGGAAAGGCggcgaagagaagaggaagcggattttgaagaggagaagaagcaaagagcTAAGAACTTTGATCCAGTGATCGAGGCTGTGGAGGTTGTTAGACGTGAGATGACAGAACATCTGATTCGACACATTCGCACCAAGGTCGCCGCACCCGCTCTCTCGGATTTCCTGGATCCTGCCAACCATGCCGCTAAGCGCCGGAAGTTGAACATTGAGCATCCTGATGATTTGCAGGACATAGCCAGTATCGAAGATGGCAATGACAGCTCACGTGTAGGAACTCCCAACTCCCGAGCTGATCCAATTGAGCGACGAACTGGTCGAATTGAACCCAAAGCTCTACCGAGAATTCGCAAAACCAAGGTCAAGCAAAAGAACGCTTTTGTTGACCCCTTCGCACGAAAACGGCCACCTGTTGCTCGAAATGCTTTCCGTTCGCTGCATCACCGTCTCAGAAGCCTTGATAGTGATGTCGAGTCCGATGACGACACGGACACTCGTACGCTGTTGGCGCGTGAGACAGAAGAAGCCGAGTCGCGACCTCGCAGCCGGATGAGCACTGATGACGAGGCATCCAAGGATGACTTTGTGCCATGGGAGCAAGGCGAGGACGATTCTATGACCGAAGCCAGCTTCGCTATAGCAGATTCTGCTATTTCCAGAAAGCGGAAGTTGGCAGAATCAGTGGAATCGGCTTTCAAGCGTCAAAAGAAGTCTGATGAGGAATTGTTTGGCGTTAGGCTTAGAGCGCTTGGGTCGGGATTTGAGACGCGCGAAGATTCTGTGGACATAATCCCCGAACCAGAAACAGGTGACGATATTGATAGTCGAATATCCCGCTCTGAAACACCAGTTTCAGTCGTCGGTAAACCTCTGAAGAAACGACCATCCAGggcaaagaagacgaagattTTTGAGGAGCTCGAGGCCCAGGACCTTCAGACAGAGACAGACTCTCAAcgtgacgaggaagaagctgtgGAACCTCCAAATGCTAAGAAGACTGGAGCGGACACCGAAAAGTCCACCACAAAGGAGGACGTTACGGAGAAGTATGATGAGAAGCTCCTGTCAACAGAACCCTTAACTCCTGCACTGGCGTTACCCGATGGCGCCAAGCCTGACTTACCACTCTTCCAAGGATTGGCAATTGGTCAGAGCGACATACCTGACCTCTCAAAACTTTCCAGGAGGTTCACTGCCAAGGACATCGGCAACCCAGAGTTGTGGCTATGGACCCGTAACCGCATCAGGGAGCTCAACTCTGCCAGCAGGACATTGGATTCTCCTGTCACTATCAGTGGCTACTATGTACCCAACCCTACTGGCTGCGCACGCACCGAGGGTGTCAAGAAGATTCTCAACTCTGAAAAGTCCAAGTACCTACCTCACCATATCAAGGTGCAAAAAGCAAGACAGGAGCGAGAAGCCCGCAACAAGTCGGGCAAGGATGCCGCAGCAGATGCAGCAAGAATCGCCATCGAGAAACAGGCTGCTAATGATAGTGAACGACAGAAACGCGCCACCAACCGTCGCTATGTGCAAGACCTCAACGACCAAAAGAAGACACTCGGCCAAGACTCTGATATCTTCAAATTCAACCAGCTCAAGAAGCGGAAGAAACCCGTCAAGTTTGCTCGCTCAGCCATTCACAACTGGGGCTTATATGCTATGGAGAACATTGCGAAGGATGACATGATTATTGAGTATGTCGGAGAGCAAGTTCGACAGCAGATTGCCGAGATCCGCGAGAACCGTTACCTCAAAAGTGGCATTGGAAGCAGTTACCTGTTCCGTATCGACGACAATACCGTCATCGACGCGACAAAGAAGGGTGGCATTGCGCGTTTCATCAACCACAGTTGCGAACCTAATTGCactgccaagatcatcaaggtcgaggGAAGCAAGCGCATTGTCATCTACGCGTTGCAGGACATTGCCATGA GCGAGGAGTTGACGTACGATTACAAGTTTGAGCGTGAGATCGGCAGCTTAGACCGCATTCCTTGCCTCTGCGGCACAGCGGCCTGCAAGGGCTTCCTCAACTGA
- a CDS encoding hypothetical protein (At least one base has a quality score < 10) has protein sequence MSTQFPVFQQDQFDIFEWHPKFLSCLRYFIDHAQYSPAVQTVAACVNILLPFQKGNLHPLTPTRNGPPSSSSSSRASVSGSLPLGSTSITLIPYIRRLIVTGFDTPAVLHGFFGDDWVLGIGRVHESERRNYMFAAKSDNWLRVKTQYDMDDGQTVPFLRPLQNVTEEEIQAAESNWSEWLAMQDWMLGPRAPPDLSEHFVTVKKERD, from the exons ATGTCAACACAGTTTCCAGTC TTCCAACAAGACCAGTTTGACATTTTCGAATGGCATCCCAAGTTCCTGTCTTGCCTTCGGTACTTTATCGACCATGCTCAGTATAGCCCAGCAGTTCAAACTGTCGCTGCCTGCGTCAACATTCTCCTCCCTTTCCAGAAAGGAAATCTACATCCCCTAACGCCGACACGCAATGGGCccccttcatcttcatcttcctccagaGCGTCAGTTTCTGGAAGTCTACCCCTGGGATCTACCTCAATAACTCTCATTCCTTACATTCGCCGTCTCATAGTGACAGGTTTCGATACGCCTGCAGTTCTCCATGGATTCTTCGGTGACGATTGGGTGCTTGGCATTGGACGGGTTCACGAAAGTGAGCGCAGAAACTACATGTTTGCCGCCAAGAGCGATAACTGGCTGAGAGTCAAAACTCAATATGATATGGACGATGGGCAAACAGTCCCATTTCTGAGACCGCTACAGAACGTTACCGAGGAAGAGATACAGGCCGCTGAATCCAACTGGAGCGAATGGCTTGCAATGCAAGACTGGATGCTTGGGCCGAGGGCTCCGCCGGATCTCAGCGAGCATTTTGTCACGGTTAAGAAGGAACGCGACTGA
- a CDS encoding protein trm-112 yields the protein MKVLSLNFLTCAVKACKSSKDSYPLHPKDAELVQDDIELNPDMILNVLPRLDWTALCTTASELGFPQLPEQPPTAVELRADEKTLKDLHHLLLETQMSEGKLVCGNCGHEYAVKEGIANFLLPSHLV from the exons ATGAAggttctcagcctcaacttCCTCACTTGCGCCGTCAAGGCCTGCAAGTCCTCCAAAGACTCATACCCTCTTCACCCCAAGGACGCTGAACTCGTCCAAGACGATATTGAGTTGAACCCTGACATGATCCTCAACGTGCTGCCCCGTCTTGACTGGACAGCTCTTTGCACAACGGCCTCTGAG TTGGGTTTCCCTCAGCTCCCTGAACAGCCTCCCACAGCAGTTGAGCTTCgggctgatgagaagacccTCAAGGatcttcaccatcttcttctcgagacTCAAATGTCTGAGGGAAAACTCGTTTGTGGTAACTGTGGGCACGAGTACGCCGTCAAGGAGGGTATTGCCAACTTTTTGCTGCCCAGCCACTTGGTGTAA
- a CDS encoding histone-lysine N-methyltransferase, H3 lysine-4 specific (At least one base has a quality score < 10): MHPETGSYLGFATIRYRDSKRPDRPPVSAIDAARRAVRTRGIKVDADIVRVEYDAEGRRSRRMLEEHLKREKEKFEKKEQERLALAAKAPPTGPKSGTAPGFTRPPPTAPKGPSAQRQPVVPGAPQLSLPPSQQKGLNLESSNLTQKLADDPYIYVTGDSVPVLPSILPHMKKRLKNYGFEEIRVDKSGYFIVFRNSFTGKSEAERCFRAVNHTEFFNYDMTMQLCLPRPRRDGAPGHRRSSASPERKTNTEPRYRDEKERRRREEEADFEEEKKQRAKNFDPVIEAVEVVRREMTEHLIRHIRTKVAAPALSDFLDPANHAAKRRKLNIEHPDDLQDIASIEDGNDSSRVGTPNSRADPIERRTGRIEPKALPRIRKTKVKQKNAFVDPFARKRPPVARNAFRSLHHRLRSLDSDVESDDDTDTRTLLARETEEAESRPRSRMSTDDEASKDDFVPWEQGEDDSMTEASFAIADSAISRKRKLAESVESAFKRQKKSDEELFGVRLRALGSGFETREDSVDIIPEPETGDDIDSRISRSETPVSVVGKPLKKRPSRAKKTKIFEELEAQDLQTETDSQRDEEEAVEPPNAKKTGADTEKSTTKEDVTEKYDEKLLSTEPLTPALALPDGAKPDLPLFQGLAIGQSDIPDLSKLSRRFTAKDIGNPELWLWTRNRIRELNSASRTLDSPVTISGYYVPNPTGCARTEGVKKILNSEKSKYLPHHIKVQKARQEREARNKSGKDAAADAARIAIEKQAANDSERQKRATNRRYVQDLNDQKKTLGQDSDIFKFNQLKKRKKPVKFARSAIHNWGLYAMENIAKDDMIIEYVGEQVRQQIAEIRENRYLKSGIGSSYLFRIDDNTVIDATKKGGIARFINHSCEPNCTAKIIKVEGSKRIVIYALQDIAMSEELTYDYKFEREIGSLDRIPCLCGTAACKGFLN; this comes from the exons ATGCACCCAGAAACAGGTAGCTATCTTGGATTTGCGACAATTCGATACCGAGACTCTAAGCGACCCGACCGACCTCCCGTTTCTGCTATCGACGCAGCTCGCCGAGCTGTACGGACTCGAGGCATCAAGGTTGACGCCGACATCGTTCGTGTAGAGTATGATGCGGAAGGGCGCAGAAGCCGACGTATGCTGGAAGAGCACCTCAAgagggaaaaggaaaagtttgagaagaaggaacaAGAGCGACTTGCTCTTGCAGCCAAAGCTCCCCCGACTGGTCCCAAATCTGGAACTGCTCCTGGATTCACTAGACCTCCCCCAACCGCTCCTAAGGGTCCCTCAGCACAGCGACAACCCGTAGTTCCAGGCGCACCACAACTTTCTCTACCCCCCTCGCAACAAAAAGGCCTCAACCTCGAATCTTCGAACCTTACCCAAAAACTCGCGGATGATCCATATATTTACGTTACAGGCGATAGTGTCCCAGTACTACCAAGTATTCTTCCACACATGAAGAAACGACTCAAGAATTACGGATTTGAAGAAATCCGGGTCGACAAGTCGGGCTATTTCATCGTGTTCCGCAACTCGTTCACCGGGAAGTCAGAAGCTGAACGATGTTTTCGTGCTGTTAATCACACCGAATTTTTCAATTATGACATGACTATGCAATTATGCTTACCTCGTCCCCGTCGAGATGGCGCCCCGGGTCACCGACGATCTAGTGCAAGTCCAGAGCGAAAAACAAATACCGAGCCACGATATCGCGACGAGAAGGAAAGGCggcgaagagaagaggaagcggattttgaagaggagaagaagcaaagagcTAAGAACTTTGATCCAGTGATCGAGGCTGTGGAGGTTGTTAGACGTGAGATGACAGAACATCTGATTCGACACATTCGCACCAAGGTCGCCGCACCCGCTCTCTCGGATTTCCTGGATCCTGCCAACCATGCCGCTAAGCGCCGGAAGTTGAACATTGAGCATCCTGATGATTTGCAGGACATAGCCAGTATCGAAGATGGCAATGACAGCTCACGTGTAGGAACTCCCAACTCCCGAGCTGATCCAATTGAGCGACGAACTGGTCGAATTGAACCCAAAGCTCTACCGAGAATTCGCAAAACCAAGGTCAAGCAAAAGAACGCTTTTGTTGACCCCTTCGCACGAAAACGGCCACCTGTTGCTCGAAATGCTTTCCGTTCGCTGCATCACCGTCTCAGAAGCCTTGATAGTGATGTCGAGTCCGATGACGACACGGACACTCGTACGCTGTTGGCGCGTGAGACAGAAGAAGCCGAGTCGCGACCTCGCAGCCGGATGAGCACTGATGACGAGGCATCCAAGGATGACTTTGTGCCATGGGAGCAAGGCGAGGACGATTCTATGACCGAAGCCAGCTTCGCTATAGCAGATTCTGCTATTTCCAGAAAGCGGAAGTTGGCAGAATCAGTGGAATCGGCTTTCAAGCGTCAAAAGAAGTCTGATGAGGAATTGTTTGGCGTTAGGCTTAGAGCGCTTGGGTCGGGATTTGAGACGCGCGAAGATTCTGTGGACATAATCCCCGAACCAGAAACAGGTGACGATATTGATAGTCGAATATCCCGCTCTGAAACACCAGTTTCAGTCGTCGGTAAACCTCTGAAGAAACGACCATCCAGggcaaagaagacgaagattTTTGAGGAGCTCGAGGCCCAGGACCTTCAGACAGAGACAGACTCTCAAcgtgacgaggaagaagctgtgGAACCTCCAAATGCTAAGAAGACTGGAGCGGACACCGAAAAGTCCACCACAAAGGAGGACGTTACGGAGAAGTATGATGAGAAGCTCCTGTCAACAGAACCCTTAACTCCTGCACTGGCGTTACCCGATGGCGCCAAGCCTGACTTACCACTCTTCCAAGGATTGGCAATTGGTCAGAGCGACATACCTGACCTCTCAAAACTTTCCAGGAGGTTCACTGCCAAGGACATCGGCAACCCAGAGTTGTGGCTATGGACCCGTAACCGCATCAGGGAGCTCAACTCTGCCAGCAGGACATTGGATTCTCCTGTCACTATCAGTGGCTACTATGTACCCAACCCTACTGGCTGCGCACGCACCGAGGGTGTCAAGAAGATTCTCAACTCTGAAAAGTCCAAGTACCTACCTCACCATATCAAGGTGCAAAAAGCAAGACAGGAGCGAGAAGCCCGCAACAAGTCGGGCAAGGATGCCGCAGCAGATGCAGCAAGAATCGCCATCGAGAAACAGGCTGCTAATGATAGTGAACGACAGAAACGCGCCACCAACCGTCGCTATGTGCAAGACCTCAACGACCAAAAGAAGACACTCGGCCAAGACTCTGATATCTTCAAATTCAACCAGCTCAAGAAGCGGAAGAAACCCGTCAAGTTTGCTCGCTCAGCCATTCACAACTGGGGCTTATATGCTATGGAGAACATTGCGAAGGATGACATGATTATTGAGTATGTCGGAGAGCAAGTTCGACAGCAGATTGCCGAGATCCGCGAGAACCGTTACCTCAAAAGTGGCATTGGAAGCAGTTACCTGTTCCGTATCGACGACAATACCGTCATCGACGCGACAAAGAAGGGTGGCATTGCGCGTTTCATCAACCACAGTTGCGAACCTAATTGCactgccaagatcatcaaggtcgaggGAAGCAAGCGCATTGTCATCTACGCGTTGCAGGACATTGCCATGA GCGAGGAGTTGACGTACGATTACAAGTTTGAGCGTGAGATCGGCAGCTTAGACCGCATTCCTTGCCTCTGCGGCACAGCGGCCTGCAAGGGCTTCCTCAACTGA